TTCTTGACCCAAGTTTATATCTTATTTCTGAAGTTTTTGTGCGTATTGCCTTGATATCTTCCGGAGCTGTTTTTGTATTTAAGAAACTCAGATATACACGGGCTATTGCCAGATCGGGAGTTACACGTACACGGGTTACGGTAATAAAAGCACCCGGTGCCCAGTTGTTCCCGTCGCGTTGGAAGAGTTCTGCCAAATCCTGCTGAATGACTCCGGCAAACCGTTGCTGTCTTTTACTTTCTGTAGCCATAGTTGGAAATTGAGATGATAATATACAAAGATACGGTTTAAATTTTGAAAAGTCTTTTTGCAGCCCGTCAAAAACAAAAAAGGCTTGTCGTGGGTGCTGACAGGCCTTTTGCTCAAAATTAGTTTATAATTGGCTAGGTTGTAATATTTTTTTCAAGTTTTAAGACTTTTGGGTCTATCATAGTTGGTTTACTTTTGTTTTGTTGAAAAAGGTGAGTGTTAACTCATCCGTTCCTTTTTCTCTCTTTCCATTCTCCCTTTGTTGTCACAAACATATGGATATAAATTATTTGTACAAAGTCTTTTTTTAAAAAAAGTAACCGCTCACTCACTAACTGTTTTTCGATAAATTTCAAAAATAACCCTTAACATAGCGTTAACATGGTTTTTACGTTGTTTAAACATGTTTTATTTAGAGCGAAAAATCATGACCAAAATATAATAAGTCAGCGAATGAGTTGATAATGTTCTCCATATTTCTGCAGATCGGTATGCCAGCTCTTTCATATTGTCCTGATTTTCTACAGATTCTTAAATACATACACAAACATAAT
The Sphingobacterium spiritivorum genome window above contains:
- the rbfA gene encoding 30S ribosome-binding factor RbfA; translation: MATESKRQQRFAGVIQQDLAELFQRDGNNWAPGAFITVTRVRVTPDLAIARVYLSFLNTKTAPEDIKAIRTKTSEIRYKLGSRIKNQARIVPQLEFFLDDTNEYVEHMDKIFDEISKEPRQPD